TGTCCGATGAATCAAGATCTTCCTTGCGATTGTCATTTTTCAAAATGTCATCGCACAGGCCAATGCACTCATTGCAGATGTATACATCCGGACCGGCAATGAGCCTCAACACTTCGTCCTGTCCCTTTCCGCAAAAAGAGCAGGTCAGATCCTTGCCAGTTCTTTTTTTTCTTTCCGCCATGATTACCTCAAAAATTCTAAAAAAATTCCCAAAATCTATTCCAGTTCCTTGCGGGAGGCCAGAACCTGGTCGATGAGACCGTAAGCGCAGGCTTCTTCCCCGCTCATGAAATAATCCCGTTCCGTGTCCTGTTCAACCTTTTCCAGCGTCTGACCAGTATGATTTGCCAAAATGCCGTTCAATTCGCCGCGCAGCCGGATGATTTCCTTGGCCTGGATGGCGATGTCCGTAGCCTGGCCCTGGAAACCGCCCATGGGCTGGTGGATCATGATGCGCGAATGCGGCAGCGTGTAGCGCATGCCCTTCTCGCCGGCAGCCAGAAGCACCGCCGCCATGCTTGCGGCCTGGCCGATGCACAGGGTGGCCACGGGCGCGGAGATGTACTGCATGGTGTCATAGATGGCCATGCCGGCCGTCACTGCCCCGCCGGGGGAGTTGATGTACATGTAGATCTGCTTCTCCGGATTTTCCGACTCCAGAAAAAGCAGCTGGGCGCAAATGGAATTAGCGACGTGATCGTCGATGGGAGTGCCCAGAAGCACGATGCGGTCTTTGAGCAGGCGGGAATATATATCGTACATCCGCTCGCCGCGGCCGGTGTTTTCAATGACGAATACGGAATTACTGACCATGAAAGCTCCTGAAAAACAAAAATAGGGACAGACACCAAAGATTTGAAAAATAACGATCCGAAGCAAGGTGTCAAGGGTTGTGTGCGATGAGTCGCGGTTCGTCCGCTTCCACCTGCACATTGCCTGCCAGATCGAGCGCGAACTCCCCGGAAAAGAAAAGGGGCCGGGTCAAGCCCGGCCCTCAAGAAACTATGCGTTCGGAGCGACTGCCGGGGGAACCGTGGTCACAGTGGCGTTTTCGTAAATAAGTTCCATGGCTTTGTCGGCCAGGACCCGATCTTTAAGCGGAATCATCAGATTGTGCTGCTCGTAATAATCCTTGATGGAATGAAAGTCCTGACCGGTGGATGCGGCCATCTTCTGCAGGACCAGATCCACTTCCTGCGGATCGACCGTCAGATTCTCGGCGCTCGCGATAGCCAGCAAAACCAGCGAGGACTTGACCACGTCTTCGGCCTGCGCGCGGTTCTCTTCGCGCAGCTCCGCAGGAGTGCGGCCCAGAGAGTCGAGGCTCTTGCCCTGACGCTCAAGCTTGCCCTGCAGCTCTACGATCTGCTTGTCGATCTGCTCTTCGACGATGCTCTGCGGCAGCTCGAAGCTGATCTCGGCCTTGATGCCGTCCAGGAGCTTCTTCTGGGCATCGCCCTTGACCAGCTGCTTGCGGGTCGAAACATAAGACTTCTCGATGGCGTCTTTCAGATCCTGCACCGAGGAATAGCCGCCGGCCTGCTCTGCGAAATCAGCATCGACCTCGGGAAGATTGCGGGCCTTGATGGCATGCAGGGTGACCTGCATGGACACGGTCTGGCCGGCCAGCTTGTCGTTGATGAAATCCGCGGGGAAGGTCAGCGCATTCTCCTTGGTTTCGCCGGGCGTCATGCCGATGACGATATCCTCGAACTCGGGCAGGGAATTGCCTTCGCCCAAGGGGAGCTCAAACTTGTTGGCTGCGATCCCTTCCATGGCGGCCCCGTCCTGGAAAGCCTGGAAGTCGATGACCGCGATGTCGCCGGTAGCGGCGGGACGCTCCTCTTTTATGATCATGGTCTTGGCCATGTTCTGACGGATACGCTCGATAACATCCTCGACTTGCTGCGGGTCGACGACCACGTCTTCCTCTTCAACGGCCAGGCCCTTGTACTCGGGCAGGTCGAAAGACGGCGCGATTTCAAAAGAAAAGGAATAGGAAAAATTCTCGTCCCGCTCCATCTCCTTGGCATCCACGTCGATGCGGGACAGGGGGGAAAGCTTGAGTTCGCCCAGAATATCATTGATATGATAGTTGATCAGGTCGGTCGTGGCCTCGCCGTAAATCTGCTTGCGGTACTTGGCCTCGACCACGGAGGACGGGACCTTGCCCTTGCGAAAGCCCTTGATGTCCGCACCCTTGCGGTACAGGGCCACGGTGGCGGCCAGCGCGGCATGCACTTCCTCGACGCTTACTTCCACCGCCACTTTGCGCTTGACCGGGGAAAGTTCTTCGACTTTGTATTCCATGACTCCACTCCTTAGGTGATGGGCGCTCCCTCGGGGGCCCGGATAATCGATCTGATACGAGAGACGGACCGAAACTGTTTTTCGTGGCATGCCCGTTCCCGTCATTTCCTCAATAAGTCCGAACAGTCCTGAATATTTCGGGCCTTGAAGCCTCTTTGCCAGGACGTTTGCTCACTATTTTTGGTGCGGGCGATAGGATTCGAACCTACAAGCTTTTGGCGTCAGCTCCTAAGGCTGATGCGTTTACCGTTCCGCCACGCCCGCAATCCACAAAAGAGACTCCATAAACAAGCTTTCACGGGCCTGTCAACGCATCTCGCACCCGCAAATCCATGATTTCGGCCCCATTTGTCCGTCCTTTCAGCGCCTTGGGCTAGATTTGAACCTCTTTTGCCAGGCGCACGGCCAGAGACGTATGACGTTGCCGCCCGCGCTCGTTGCCCAGGCCCATGTGCATGGCGCGGCGCGAGCCCATGAGTACGGCCAGCTTCCGGGCCCTGGTCAATCCGGTGTAGATGAGATTTCTTTGCAGGAGCATGTAGTGTTGCGAGACCACCGGCATGACCACGGCCGGATACTCGCTGCCCTGGCTCTTGTGCACGCTGATGGCGTAGGCCAGACCGATCTCGTCGAGTTCGTCGAACCCGTACTCCACGTCCCGGCCATCGAATTCCGCATGCAGGGTTTCGTCTTCGGTGTCGATAGCGAGGATGCGGCCAAGATCGCCGTTGAAGACTTCCTTGTCGTAGTTGTTCCGGAGTTGCAGAATGCGGTCCCCGACCCGGTAAGCACGCTGGCCGCGCACCAGTTCCCGGCCATCCGGATTGAGACGTTCCTGCAGCAGGCGGTTCAGGGCCACGGTACCGACCTCGCCCTTGTGCATGGGAGTGAGCACCTGCACGTCGGTCATGGGATCAAGTCCGTACGCTTCGGGGATGCGTTCGCAGACCATGCGCAGGACCAGGGCCTGCAGTTCAATGAGATTCTCCTTCTCGACCCAAAAAAAATCGGCCTTGGGCGGAGCCTCCGGGCTGCCGAGGGGAAACTCGCCCTCGTTGATGCGGTGGGCATTGACCACGATCATGCTCTCCCGCGCCTGACGGTAGATGTGCGTCAGGCGCACGGCGGGAATCACGCCGCTCTCGATCATGTCGCCCAGCACGTTGCCCGCGCCCACAGACGGCAGCTGGTTCTCGTCGCCGACGAAAACCAGGCGGCAGGTCAGGGGCAGGGCGCGCAACAGCGACAGGCACAGACCGCAGTCGAGCATGGAGACCTCGTCCACGACCATGACGTCGGCGGAGAGTTTCTTCTCCTCGTTGAACTCGAAACCCGTGGCCGGCTGATAACGCAGCAGGCGGTGCAGGGTCGTGGCCGTGAACCCGGTGGCCTCGGCCAGCCTTTTGGCGGCCCGGCCCGTGGGCGCGGCCAGGGAAATCTTCAGCCCCAGGGCTTTCAAGGCCCGCACCACGACACGGGTGATGGTCGTCTTGCCCGTACCCGGTCCGCCGGTAATGATGGACACCTTGTGCCCGCAGGCCGACTCCACCGCCGCGCGCTGCTCTTCCGACAGGGTCAGGGACTGACGCTGCTCCTCACGCTCCACGGCTTTTGATATTTTCTGCGGGTCGAGACGGCTGACATGATCCAGAAGCCCCTGCAAACGCGACGCGATCTCACGCTCGGTACGGTAGAAATAGGTCAGAAAAACGGCCTCGGCCACGCCCTTCTCCGGCAAGGGCTCGATCAGCAGCCGCTTGCGCTCGGCCAGGGCCTCGATCTGCTCCTCGATCAGCTCCAGGTCATGGCAGCCCAGCAGCTTGGCCGACTCCTCCGCCAGCGTGGAGCGCGGCAGAAACATGTGCCCCGCCCCATCCGCCGCCTGGCGCAGGCAGTATTCCACCCCGGCCTCCAGACGCTGGGGCGCGTCCTCGGCAAAACCGAGCTTGAGCGCCACCTCGTCGGCGGTGCGGAACCCGATGCCGTGGATATCGTAGGCCAAGTCGTAGGGATTGGCCCGCAGGCGCTGCACGGCGTTGACCCCGTAATGACGGAAGATGCGATGGGCGAAGGTCGTGGCCACGCCGTGGGTCTGCAGAAAGAGCATCAGCCCGCGCACTTCCCGCTTCTCCTGCCAGGACGAGACAATGGTCTTTAATTTGGCCGGACCGATGCCCTCCACTTCCAGCAGCTGCTCAGGGTCCGAATCCATGATGTCGAGAATCTGACTGCCGAAGCGGCTGATCATACGATCGGCGGTTTTCTCGCCGATGCCTTTGACCGCGCCGGAGCCCAAAAAACGGCGAATGCCGTTTATGGACGCAGGCAGAAGATGCTCGCAGGAATCCGCCTTGAACTGCCGTCCGAACTTGGGGTGCTCGACCCACTCGCCGGTCATGCGCAGGGATTCACCTGGGGCCACATCGCCCAGCAGCCCGACCACATTGACCTGGCCGGGCTCGGACGGCGAATCCAGCCGCGCGATGACGTACCCGTTTTCGGGATTGTGGTAGACGACGGTAATGACTTCGCCCTGTATGCTGCACATGGGGCTACAGGGACTGCCTGTGTTTGAGGGACTGTTTCAGGGTTTCGCGGTCCACGTATTTGATCTCCGAGCCCAGCGGAATGCCCTGGGCCAGACGGGTCACGGCAACGTCCGGAAAACTGCGCATCAGCAGGTTGTGCACATAGGACCCCGTGGCTTCGGCCTCCATGGTCGAGCCCAGGGCCAGGATGACTTCGCGCACCTGCCCCTCGCGCAGGATGGATTCGAGCTTGTCCATCTCGAGCGTCCTGGCATCAATTCCGTCCAGAGGAGAAAGCAAGCCGCCCAGGATCAGATAGCGGCCCTTGAAGATGCCGGATTCCTCCATGACCATGAGGCTGTCCCATTCCGAGACCAGGCAGAGCTGCTCCGGCGTCCGCTTGGGATCTGCGCAGAGATGGCAGGGATCGCTGTCGGCCAGGCCGCAGCATCGCGAGCAGATATGTAGGGCGCTGCGCAGGCCCTCGATGTCCCGACCAAAGGAACGCACGGATTCCTCGGGCCATTTGAGCAGGGTCAGGGCCATGCGCAAGGCGCTTTTCGGCCCCACCCCGGGCAGGGCCGAAAACTGATCAACTATCTTTTGCAAAGGGGCGGGAAGGCGCTGCACTGATACTCCCTAGAAAAGGCCGGGGATCTTCATCCCGCCGGTGATCTGGGCCATCTCGCCCTGCATCAGGTCCTTGCCCTTCTTCAAAGCTTCGTTGACCGCGGCGAGGACCATGTCCTGGAGCATTTCCACGTCTTCGAGCACGGCCGGATCGATAACCACCGACAATACCTCGCCGGAGCAGGTCGCCTTGACCGTGACCATGCCACCGCCAACGCTGGCCTCCACTTCCTTCTTGCCTATCTCTTCCTGGGTGCGCAGCATCTTCTTCTGCATCATCTGCGCCTGTCTGATAAGTTCGTTCATATCTCGCTCTCCTTGGAATTTCCGTTTGCTGGGGGCCGGACCTCGACAATCCGGGCCTGAAATTTTTCCTGAGCCTCACGCACCACGGGATCGGCCAGCGCCAGCTCGCGCAATTCGGTGCGGGTCTTGCGCACCGACTCCGCCGGGGTATCAACCCGCACGACCACCCCCGGGCCGAAATAGGAACGCGCCGCTTCCGTCAGCAAAGGCATGCTGGCTTTTAAGCGGTCGCACAAAAAAATATGCTGGCTGGTCAACACGAGCTCCGCGCCCTGGAGCTCCCCCTGCGCCTTGTCCAGACCGGGCAGAGGCTTTGCCCCTTCCCCCCGCTTGGCGCAAAAAGCCACAAATCCGGCCCAGTTCCTGGGACCGGCAGGCGCGGCCTGTGCGACAGGCGCGGCCTGGGCGACAGACGCGGGCTGGGCGACAGACGCGGCCTGGGCGACAGACGCGGGCTGGGCGACAGACGCGGCCTGGGCGACAGACGCGGGCTGGGCGACAGACGCGGCCTGGGCGACAGACGCGGACTGGGCGACGGGCGCGGCCTGCGTGGCGGAGCTGGGCGGAACAGCGCCGGGACCATCGGCCCGGCTTTTGAAATCAGCCTGCCCTTCCCGCAGCGTAACCGTCGACGCCGGAGGCTGCGAGGCAGGGCGCGCCGGCGCGGAAACGGACCGGGGCGAAACGGACGGGGCCTGAAGGCGGGGCGGGGCGGGGCGCCCCGGAGCAGCTCCGCGGCCGGGATCGCCGCCGGGGCGGGCGTCACCGGCACCCATGGCCAAAAGATCCGGCAGGCAAGCCAGATTGAGGAGCAGGAGTTCCAGGGCCAGGGCCGGCTCCATGCTGGTCAGCACCTTGCGCTGGCTGTCCATGGTCATCTGCCAGGCCGCGTGCAAATGCCCAAGGGAAAAGCCGGGCGCGACAGCGGCCCAGATGTCCACCTCTTCGGCCGGCAGATCGATGATGCTTCGCGCGGCGTCACCCATTTGGTGCAGCAGAAAAAGATTGCGCCAGCATCCGGCCAGCTCGCGCAGGAAGAAACCCAGGTCCACGCCCTGGTCCAGGATCTGGGTCAGCAGGGCGTGCAGGCCTTGCAGGTCGCGGGACTGCACGCATTCGATCAGGCGCACGAAGACCTCTCCCCCGGCCAGGCCCAGCACCTCGCGCACGTCGGCCAGGGTCAGGGAATCGGAACCCAGGGCCATGACCTGACCCAAAAGCGACATGCCGTCGCGCACCGATCCGGCCCCGCGCCGGGCGACAAGAGTCACGGCGGAAGGCTCGGCCGGAAAGGATTCACGTTTGAGCACACCATCGAGATGCCGCACCAGTTCGGCCTGCGGCAGACGCTTGAAGACGAAATGCTGGCAGCGACTGATGATGGTCTGAGGAAATTTTTCCGGCTCCGTGGTGGCCATGATGAAGGTCACGTGGCCGGGCGGTTCTTCGAGGGTTTTCAGGAGCGCGTTGAAGGCCTGCTTGGAGAGCATGTGCGCTTCGTCGATGATGATGACCTTGTAGCGGCATTCAAGGGGCGCGTAGCCCACGTCCTCTTTCAGGCGGCGGACATTGTCCACTCCGGTGTTGGAGGCGCCGTCGATCTCGACCACGTCCACAGCCGAACCGAGTGTGATCTGACGGCAGATCGAACACTGGTTGCAGGGCTCGGAGGCGGGGCCATTCTGACAGTTCAGGGCCTTGGCGAAGATCCGCGCCAGAGTGGTCTTGCCCACCCCGCGCGTCCCGCTGAACAGATAGGCCGGCGCGACCCGTCCGGTGGACGCAGCCCGGGAAAGGATGCGCTTGACAGCGTCCTGGCCGGCCACTTCTGCAAAACTCTGAGGGCGGTAACGGGCGGTAAGGCTTTCCTGGCTCATGGTACGTGGAGGGGGTGCGGAAGTTCATGAAACGCCGGGCCCCGCAAGGCGGAACCCGGCATGCGTCCAAGGATCGAAAGGCCTAGATCGTGTAACGGGCCAGCCACTTTCCGTACTTCGGATTGTCGCCGCGCAGCAGCTTGAAGTAGGCGTCCTGCAAGGCCGCCGTGACCGGGCCGCGACTGCCCTGGCCGATGGTGCGGCGGTCGATTTCGCGGATGGGCGTGACCTCCGCCGCGGTGCCGGTGAAAAAGGCCTCGTCGGCGCAGTACAGTTCGTCACGGGTGAAACGTTCCTCGACGACGGTGTAGCCGAGATCCTCGGCCAGGATCATAAGCGTCTCGCGGGTGATGCCGGCCAGGATGGAACCCAGGGGCGGAGTCTTGACCACGCCGTTTCGGACCATGAAGATGTTTTCCCCGGTGGCCTCGGACACGTACCCTTCGGCGTCGAGCATGAGAGCCTCGTGATAGCCGTCGGCCAGGGCCTCGCGCTTGGCCAGCACGGAGTTGACGTAGTTACCGCAGGTCTTGGCCTTGGTCATCATGACGTTGACGTGGTGCCGGGTGAAAGTCGAGGTCTTGATGCGGATGCCTTTCTCCAGGGCTTCGGCGCCAAGATACGCGCCCCACGGCCAAGTGGCGATGATGGTCTGGATGGGGTTGTCGGCGGGATAGACGCCCATGGCTCCGGCGCCGATGAAGCACAGGGGCCGGACGTAACCTTCAGGTTGGCGATTGGCTTTCAAGGTGTCGATGATGGCGTCGAAAATCTGCTGCTGCGTGAAGGGGATAACCATCTCGTTGATCTTGGCCGACAGAAAGAGCCGCTCCACATGCTCCTGCAGCCGGAATACGGCCGAGCTTCCGTCGGAACACACGTAGCAGCGGATGCCCTCGAAAACGCCCACGCCGTAATGCAGGGTGTGGGTCAGAACGTGGACCTGCGCCTCGTCCCAGGGCACGAGCTTACCATCGAACCAAATCTTGTCAGCTTTCTGAACCATACATCCTCCTTCATATGGGCGTCTTTTTATAGCCCTGGACACGTGGTCCGGGGCGTGGACGGACACTAGGACATGGCCAAAGCCCGGTCAAGGGAGCCCGGTCAAGGGAGCCTTGTCCTACTTGCCTTTTTCGTTGTCGTGGCTGGAACGGAAGACCATGCGGATGGGCGTCTTGTCCATGCGGAAGACCTTGCGCAGCTGATTTTCCAGATAGCGCACGTAACTGCCGTGAAAGAGCTTCTCGTCGTTGACGAAGAAGACAAAGGTCGGCGGCCGGGAGTCGGCCTGGGTCATGTAGTAGATCTTGCCCCGGCGACCGCCCATGACCGGCGGCTGATGCCGTTCGGTGACCATCTTGACCAGGCGGTTGAGTTCGCCCGTGGTCACGCGCTGGCCGCACTGCTCCCAGAGCTTCTCGATCAGGGGCAAAAGCCCGCCCAGCCCCGCCATGGACACGGACGAGGAATAGAGCACCGGCACATGGGCACAAAAAGCGAACTGGTCCACCAGATCCTTCTTGGTCTTGGCCAGCTGATCTTTGCTCAAGAGGTCGATCTTGTTGACGACGATGACAAAGGGAATCTTCTCCGTGTCCAGAAAGGACAACAGCCGCTTGTCCTGCCCGACCACGCCGTCCATGATGTCGAGCACCAGCACGACCACGTCGGCCTGCTTGGCGGCCTGCATGGAATGCACGACGCTGAAATATTCCAGGGAATCGATGACCTTGGACTTGCGGCGCACCCCGGCGGTGTCCACAAAGGTGTAGGTCTTGCCCCCGCGCTGCACGGTTACGTCCACGCAGTCGCGGGTGGTGCCGGCCTCGGCGCTGACCATGAGCCGGTTCTTGCCCAGAAGCGCGTTGATGGTCGAGGACTTGCCCGCGTTGGGGCGGCCAAGCAGGGCGATCTTGAGGCCTCCCTGAGGCTGCTCGACGTTTTCGCACTCATCCTTCGGCAGCGCTGTCTCGATCATCTCACGCAGATCGCCCATGCCGAAGCCATGGGAGGCGGACACGCACTGCAGGGGAAAGCCCAGACTGTAAAAATCGGCCGCCAGGGTCTCCTCCTGCTCGGGGCCATCCACCTTGTTGACGAGGACGCGCACTTCCTTGCCGCTCTGGCGCAGATACTGCCCGACCTGTTCGTCCTGGGGGTGCAACCCGGTCCGACCGTCGACAATGAACAGGATCAGATCCGCCCCGGCCATGGCCTCACGGGCCTGGTCGAAGATGCTGATCTCGATCTCGTCGCTGGAATCAGGGACCAGGCCGCCCGTGTCGATCAGCATGTACGAACGCGTTTCGCCGCGCACCTCGCTGAAGATGCTGTCCCGGGTCACGCCGGCCATGTCGTGGGTAATGGAGACCCGCCTTTTGATGAGGCGGTTGAAAAGAGTGGATTTGC
This DNA window, taken from Desulfomicrobium sp. ZS1, encodes the following:
- the clpP gene encoding ATP-dependent Clp endopeptidase proteolytic subunit ClpP encodes the protein MVSNSVFVIENTGRGERMYDIYSRLLKDRIVLLGTPIDDHVANSICAQLLFLESENPEKQIYMYINSPGGAVTAGMAIYDTMQYISAPVATLCIGQAASMAAVLLAAGEKGMRYTLPHSRIMIHQPMGGFQGQATDIAIQAKEIIRLRGELNGILANHTGQTLEKVEQDTERDYFMSGEEACAYGLIDQVLASRKELE
- the tig gene encoding trigger factor encodes the protein MEYKVEELSPVKRKVAVEVSVEEVHAALAATVALYRKGADIKGFRKGKVPSSVVEAKYRKQIYGEATTDLINYHINDILGELKLSPLSRIDVDAKEMERDENFSYSFSFEIAPSFDLPEYKGLAVEEEDVVVDPQQVEDVIERIRQNMAKTMIIKEERPAATGDIAVIDFQAFQDGAAMEGIAANKFELPLGEGNSLPEFEDIVIGMTPGETKENALTFPADFINDKLAGQTVSMQVTLHAIKARNLPEVDADFAEQAGGYSSVQDLKDAIEKSYVSTRKQLVKGDAQKKLLDGIKAEISFELPQSIVEEQIDKQIVELQGKLERQGKSLDSLGRTPAELREENRAQAEDVVKSSLVLLAIASAENLTVDPQEVDLVLQKMAASTGQDFHSIKDYYEQHNLMIPLKDRVLADKAMELIYENATVTTVPPAVAPNA
- a CDS encoding ATP-dependent RecD-like DNA helicase encodes the protein MCSIQGEVITVVYHNPENGYVIARLDSPSEPGQVNVVGLLGDVAPGESLRMTGEWVEHPKFGRQFKADSCEHLLPASINGIRRFLGSGAVKGIGEKTADRMISRFGSQILDIMDSDPEQLLEVEGIGPAKLKTIVSSWQEKREVRGLMLFLQTHGVATTFAHRIFRHYGVNAVQRLRANPYDLAYDIHGIGFRTADEVALKLGFAEDAPQRLEAGVEYCLRQAADGAGHMFLPRSTLAEESAKLLGCHDLELIEEQIEALAERKRLLIEPLPEKGVAEAVFLTYFYRTEREIASRLQGLLDHVSRLDPQKISKAVEREEQRQSLTLSEEQRAAVESACGHKVSIITGGPGTGKTTITRVVVRALKALGLKISLAAPTGRAAKRLAEATGFTATTLHRLLRYQPATGFEFNEEKKLSADVMVVDEVSMLDCGLCLSLLRALPLTCRLVFVGDENQLPSVGAGNVLGDMIESGVIPAVRLTHIYRQARESMIVVNAHRINEGEFPLGSPEAPPKADFFWVEKENLIELQALVLRMVCERIPEAYGLDPMTDVQVLTPMHKGEVGTVALNRLLQERLNPDGRELVRGQRAYRVGDRILQLRNNYDKEVFNGDLGRILAIDTEDETLHAEFDGRDVEYGFDELDEIGLAYAISVHKSQGSEYPAVVMPVVSQHYMLLQRNLIYTGLTRARKLAVLMGSRRAMHMGLGNERGRQRHTSLAVRLAKEVQI
- the recR gene encoding recombination mediator RecR; translation: MQRLPAPLQKIVDQFSALPGVGPKSALRMALTLLKWPEESVRSFGRDIEGLRSALHICSRCCGLADSDPCHLCADPKRTPEQLCLVSEWDSLMVMEESGIFKGRYLILGGLLSPLDGIDARTLEMDKLESILREGQVREVILALGSTMEAEATGSYVHNLLMRSFPDVAVTRLAQGIPLGSEIKYVDRETLKQSLKHRQSL
- a CDS encoding YbaB/EbfC family nucleoid-associated protein, yielding MNELIRQAQMMQKKMLRTQEEIGKKEVEASVGGGMVTVKATCSGEVLSVVIDPAVLEDVEMLQDMVLAAVNEALKKGKDLMQGEMAQITGGMKIPGLF
- the dnaX gene encoding DNA polymerase III subunit gamma/tau, with the protein product MSQESLTARYRPQSFAEVAGQDAVKRILSRAASTGRVAPAYLFSGTRGVGKTTLARIFAKALNCQNGPASEPCNQCSICRQITLGSAVDVVEIDGASNTGVDNVRRLKEDVGYAPLECRYKVIIIDEAHMLSKQAFNALLKTLEEPPGHVTFIMATTEPEKFPQTIISRCQHFVFKRLPQAELVRHLDGVLKRESFPAEPSAVTLVARRGAGSVRDGMSLLGQVMALGSDSLTLADVREVLGLAGGEVFVRLIECVQSRDLQGLHALLTQILDQGVDLGFFLRELAGCWRNLFLLHQMGDAARSIIDLPAEEVDIWAAVAPGFSLGHLHAAWQMTMDSQRKVLTSMEPALALELLLLNLACLPDLLAMGAGDARPGGDPGRGAAPGRPAPPRLQAPSVSPRSVSAPARPASQPPASTVTLREGQADFKSRADGPGAVPPSSATQAAPVAQSASVAQAASVAQPASVAQAASVAQPASVAQAASVAQPASVAQAAPVAQAAPAGPRNWAGFVAFCAKRGEGAKPLPGLDKAQGELQGAELVLTSQHIFLCDRLKASMPLLTEAARSYFGPGVVVRVDTPAESVRKTRTELRELALADPVVREAQEKFQARIVEVRPPANGNSKESEI
- a CDS encoding branched-chain amino acid transaminase, encoding MVQKADKIWFDGKLVPWDEAQVHVLTHTLHYGVGVFEGIRCYVCSDGSSAVFRLQEHVERLFLSAKINEMVIPFTQQQIFDAIIDTLKANRQPEGYVRPLCFIGAGAMGVYPADNPIQTIIATWPWGAYLGAEALEKGIRIKTSTFTRHHVNVMMTKAKTCGNYVNSVLAKREALADGYHEALMLDAEGYVSEATGENIFMVRNGVVKTPPLGSILAGITRETLMILAEDLGYTVVEERFTRDELYCADEAFFTGTAAEVTPIREIDRRTIGQGSRGPVTAALQDAYFKLLRGDNPKYGKWLARYTI
- the der gene encoding ribosome biogenesis GTPase Der, translated to MNQHLPMVALIGRPNVGKSTLFNRLIKRRVSITHDMAGVTRDSIFSEVRGETRSYMLIDTGGLVPDSSDEIEISIFDQAREAMAGADLILFIVDGRTGLHPQDEQVGQYLRQSGKEVRVLVNKVDGPEQEETLAADFYSLGFPLQCVSASHGFGMGDLREMIETALPKDECENVEQPQGGLKIALLGRPNAGKSSTINALLGKNRLMVSAEAGTTRDCVDVTVQRGGKTYTFVDTAGVRRKSKVIDSLEYFSVVHSMQAAKQADVVVLVLDIMDGVVGQDKRLLSFLDTEKIPFVIVVNKIDLLSKDQLAKTKKDLVDQFAFCAHVPVLYSSSVSMAGLGGLLPLIEKLWEQCGQRVTTGELNRLVKMVTERHQPPVMGGRRGKIYYMTQADSRPPTFVFFVNDEKLFHGSYVRYLENQLRKVFRMDKTPIRMVFRSSHDNEKGK